A single region of the Kwoniella botswanensis chromosome 1, complete sequence genome encodes:
- a CDS encoding histidinol dehydrogenase — protein sequence MSTPPFLPLIDPSGSTLLPSLALLGPVLIPATLVQAVLPTLPPQASYYVQAAESSDDLISFLDNGAQKIVVTPPQVEELAGQVPKERLILKIDESEITNYQQLFSQISGIYLISSSAHTAKSLGLSNIDIYIQNPSPNPTELLESIKSSRPSSYVIPTEYLSTSPKTTSSHLSIAEAFLAPIISDRPDGLFPTIVSSSDYSSQPLGLVYSSKESVTEAIVTQKGVYQSRRHGLWRKGETSGAVQELLSVKTDCDSDALIFEVVQHGTGFCHVPTQSTCFGNFTGLAKLENTLKSRLSNAPEGSYTKRIFTDEKLLRSKIMEEAEELCDAKTKDEIAFEAADLFYFALAKCISQGVNLKDVEGALDKKSLKVTRRKGDAKPKWEEKLNGAGTAKAELPAGAKEGSKPTEPIPQSFPEVDESKIKMRNVKLSTLNKEQRKDLLLRPVLNSLAMIDKVKPIVERVRKEGDAGLKAMTKQFDKADLISNVLLPPFQTPTEDQLPLDVKKAIDVAYENVKKFHEAQSEKKPLEVETMPGVKCSRFVRPISRVGVYVPGGTAILPSTAIMLGVPAQVAGCKTIVLATPPRPDGSISPEVLYVAKLTGVTCILKAGGAQAVGAMAYGTDEVPKVDKIFGPGNQWVTAAKMLVQNDTDALVAIDMPAGPSEVLVIADHTANPIFVASDLLSQAEHGTDSQVVLVGINLTDKHLEEIENQIDIQAKALPRVAIAREAIKKSVIVLVDNEQQALDFSNEYAPEHLILHLEDSVKAVEKVDNAGSVFVGAFSPESCGDYASGTNHTLPTNGFARQFSGVNTLSFQKHITSQLVSGDGLKVLGPSVVRLAEREGLEAHANAVRVRLAELNK from the exons ATGTCAACACCccccttcctccctctcATAGATCCATCGGGGTCTACCCTCCTCCCCTCTCTCGCCTTACTCGGCCCAGTCCTCATTCCAGCTACCCTCGTACAAGCCGTACTTCCAACCTTACCACCCCAAGCGAGCTACTACGTCCAAGCTGCCGAGTCATCCGATGACCTAATCTCATTCCTGGATAACGGTGCTCAGAAGATCGTTGTCACTCCACCACAGGTGGAAGAACTCGCTGGCCAGGTACCTAAGGAGAGGTTGATACTCAAAATCGATGAAAGTGAAATAACAAACTACCAACAGTTATTCTCACAAATTAGCGGTATCTACCTGATCTCATCTAGCGCCCACACTGCCAAATCTCTCGGTCTATCCAATATTGACATCTACATTCAAAACCCTTCACCTAACCCTACAGAACTTCTCGAATCTATCAAGTCATCTCGACCATCTTCATACGTCATTCCAACCGAATACCTATCTACATCCCCCAAAACCACTTCTTCCCACTTATCAATCGCCGAAGCTTTCCTTGCACCTATCATTTCTGATCGACCTGACGGCTTATTCCCCACTatcgtctcttcttcagattaTTCCAGTCAGCCATTAGGTCTAGTATACTCATCGAAGGAATCAGTGACTGAGGCGATAGTGACCCAAAAAGGTGTCTATCAATCTCGTAGACACGGATTatggaggaaaggagaaacTTCCGGTGCAGTACAGGAATTACTCTCCGTCAAGACAGATTGCGATAGTGATGCGTTGATCTTCGAGGTCGTCCAACACGGTACAGGGTTCTGTCACGTTCCAACTCAATCAACATGTTTCGGAAATTTCACCGGATTGGCCAAACTTGAAAACACCCTCAAATCTAGATTATCCAATGCTCCCGAAGGAAGTTATACCAAGAGGATATTTACCGACGAGAAATTACTTAGGAGTAAGATTAtggaagaggctgaagaatTATGCGACGCAAAGACAAAAGATGAAATTGCATTTGAAGCTGCCGATTTGTTTTACTTCGCTTTGGCTAAGTGTATCTCCCAAGGCGTCAatttgaaagatgttgaaggaGCTTTAGATAAGAAATCACTCAAGGTGACTAGAAGGAAAGGCGATGCTAAACCTAAATGGGAAGAAAAGCTCAACGGTGCAGGTACTGCCAAAGCGGAACTTCCAGCAGGAGCTAAAGAAGGATCGAAACCTACTGAACCTATACCTCAGTCATTCCCTGAAGTAGACGaatcgaagatcaagatgagaaatgTCAAGTTGTCAACTTTGAACAAGGAACAGCGAAAGGACCTGTTGTTACGACCAGTATTAAACTCTTTAGCAATGATAGATAAGGTTAAACCTATAGTAGAAAGGGTCagaaaggaaggtgatgcAGGATTAAAAGCTATGACCAAACAATTTGACAAAGCCGATCTCATCTCAAACGTGCTCTTACCACCATTCCAGACTCCTACTGAAGATCAGTTACCATTAGATGTGAAGAAAGCTATTGATGTAGCTTATGAGAATGTCAAGAAGTTCCACGAGGCTCAATCGGAGAAGAAACCATTGGAAGTAGAGACGATGCCAGGAGTGAAATGCTCTCGATTCGTTAGACCAATTTCGAGAGTTGGTGTGTATGTTCCTGGAGGAACAGCGATCTTACCATCCACTGCGATAATGTTAGGTGTACCAGCTCAAGTGGCAGGATGCAAGACGATCGTACTTGCCACTCCACCAAGACCGGACGGGTCGATCTCCCCTGAAGTGCTCTACGTGGCTAAATTGACAGGCGTGACGTGTATACTCAAAGCTGGTGGTGCGCAAGCTGTTGGGGCTATGGCATACGGTACGGACGAAGTACCCAAGGTGGACAAGATCTTCGGCCCGGGTAATCAATGGGTAACTGCTGCCAAGATGTTAGTGCAGAATGATACGGATGCATTGGTCGCTATAGATATGCCAGCAGGACCATCAGAGGtattg GTAATTGCCGACCACACTGCCAACCCAATATTCGTTGCATCCGACCTTCTTTCCCAAGCCGAGCACGGAACCGACTCTCAAGTGGTGTTAGTAGGAATCAACCTTACTGATAAACACCTcgaagaaatcgaaaatcAAATTGACATCCAAGCGAAAGCTTTACCACGAGTCGCCATTGCCCGAGAAGCGATCAAGAAGAGTGTGATCGTCTTGGTGGATAACGAACAGCAAGCTTTGGACTTCTCCAACGAATATGCTCCGGAACATTTGATCTTGCACCTGGAAGATTCAGTGAAAGCCGTAGAGAAAGTCGATAATGCCGGAAGTGTCTTTGTGGGAGCTTTCTCTCCTGAATC GTGCGGTGACTACGCCTCAGGAACTAACCATACCCTTCCTACAAACGGATTCGCCCGTCAATTCTCAGGTGTCAACACCCTCTCTTTCCAGAAACACATCACCTCTCAGCTCGTCTCGGGCGATGGTTTGAAAGTATTAGGTCCGAGCGTTGTGAGGTTGGCTGAGAGAGAGGGATTGGAAGCTCATGCGAATGCCGTGAGAGTAAGGTTGGCAGAGTTGAACAAGTAA
- a CDS encoding elongation factor 2, which translates to MDKPTNIRNMSVIAHVDHGKSTLTDSLVSKAGIIASAKAGEMRFTDTRQDEIDRGITIKSTAISMYFPLLKEDVDDIKQKTDGNEFLINLIDSPGHVDFSSEVTAALRVTDGALVVVDCVEGVCVQTETVLRQSLGERVKPVLIINKVDRALLELQVSKEDLYQSFCRTIESVNVIISTYTDPVLGDTQVYPEKGTVAFGSGLHGWAFSLRQFAARYSKKFGVDKNKLMPKLWGDNYFNAKTKKWSTSAAGGGERAFNMFVLDPIFRLFDSIMNYKKEEIPTLLEKLEIKLLGDEKDLEGKQLLKTVMKKFLPAGDSLLEMIVINLPSPVTAQKYRVETLYEGPMDDESAIAIRDCDPKGPLMVYVSKMVPTSDKGRFYAFGRVFAGTVSSGPKVRIQGPNFVPGKKDDSVIKSIQRTVLMMGRSTEAIEDCPAGNIVGLVGVDQFLLKSGTLTTSETAHNMRVMKFSVSPVVQVAVECKNASDLPKLVEGLKRLSKSDPCVKTWMGENGEIIVAGAGELHLEICLNDLENDHAGVPLRKSDPVVGYRETVTAESSMIALSKSQNKHNRLYVKAEPLDEELTKDIEEGRVAPRDDPKIRARYLADTYGWDVTDARKIWCFGPDTTGPNILLDGSKGVQYMNEIKDSCVAAFQWATKEGGVCEEPMRGIRYNILDCTLHTDAIHRGGGQIIPTARRVCYAAQLLAKPGLQEPMFLVEIAVPESAQGGVYSCLNVRRGHVFSSEQRVGTPMYTMKAYLPVAESFGFNADLRAATGGQAFPQAVFDHYALLNGDPTEVGSKLNTLAVSIRTRKGLKPDVPLYDHYYDKL; encoded by the exons ATGG ACAAGCCAACCAACATCCGAAACATGTCGGTTATTGCCCACGTCGATCACGGTAAATCCACCCTTACCGACTCTTTGGTCTCCAAGGCTGGTATTATCGCCTCTGCCAAGGCTGGTGAGATGCGATTCACCGataccag ACAAGATGAAATCGACCGAGGTATCACTATCAAATCCACTGCCATTTCCATGTACTTCCCCCTTCTTAAAGAGGATGTAGATGACATCAAGCAAAAGACcgatg GTAACGaattcttgatcaacttgatcgaCTCTCCCGGTCACGTCGATTTCTCATCCGAAGTAACTGCTGCTCTCCGAGTAACTGACGG TGCCCTTGTCGTTGTCGACTGTGTTGAAGGTGTATGTGTGCAAACCGAAACCGTGCTACGACAATCGTTAGGTGAACGAGTCAAGCCCGTTCTTATCATCAACAAGGTTGACCGAGCTCTTCTCGAATTGCAAGTCTCCAAGGAAGATCTTTACCAATCTTTCTGTCGAACCATTGAATCCGTCAATGTGATCATTTCCACCTACACCGACCCAGTCCTCGGTGACACCCAGGTCTACCCCGAAAAAGGTACCGTTGCTTTCGGTTCCGGTCTCCACGGTTGGGCTTTCTCCCTCCGACAATTCGCCGCTCGATACTCCAAGAAGTTCGGTGTTGACAAGAACAAGCTCATGCCTAAATTGTGGGGTGACAACTACTTCAACGCTAAGACCAAGAAATGGTCTACATCAGCTGCCGGTGGTGGTGAGAGAGCTTTCAACATGTTCGTCCTCGACCCTATCTTCAGACTCTTCGACTCCATCATGAACTacaagaaggaggagatcCCAACCCTTCTTGAGAAACTCGAAATCAAGCTCCTTGGTGATGAGAAAGACCTCGAAGGTAAACAACTTCTCAAGACTGTCATGAAGAAGTTCTTGCCTGCTGGTGACTCCCTCTTGGAAATGATTGttatcaaccttccttccccCGTTACCGCTCAAAAATACAGAGTTGAGACCCTTTACGAAGGTCctatggatgatgaatccgCTATCGCTATCCGAGACTGTGACCCCAAGGGTCCTTTGATGGTCTACGTCTCCAAGATGGTGCCCACCTCCGATAAAGGTCGATTCTACGCTTTCGGTCGAGTCTTCGCCGGTACCGTCTCTTCCGGTCCTAAAGTCAGAATCCAAGGTCCTAACTTCGTTCCCGGAAAGAAAGATGACTCTGTTATCAAATCCATTCAACGAACCGTTCTTATGATGGGTCGAAGTACCGAAGCTATCGAGGACTGTCCCGCCGGTAACATCGTTGGTCTTGTCGGTGTCGATCAATTCTTGCTCAAATCCGGTACACTTACCACCTCCGAAACCGCTCACAACATGAGAGTCATGAAATTCTCCGTATCCCCTGTAGTACAAGTCGCCGTCGAGTGTAAGAACGCTTCTGACTTGCCCAAACTTGTCGAAGGTCTTAAGCGATTGTCCAAATCCGACCCTTGTGTCAAGACTTGGATGGGTGAGAACGGTGAAATCATCGTTGCCGGTGCTGGTGAATTGCACTTGGAAATCTGTCTTAACGATCTCGAAAACGATCACGCCGGTGTCCCTCTCCGAAAGTCCGACCCTGTCGTAGGATACAGAGAGACCGTCACTGCCGAATCATCCATGATCGCTCTTTCCAAATCTCAAAACAAGCACAACAGACTTTACGTCAAGGCTGAACCTCTTGATGAAGAGCTTACCAAGGATATCGAGGAAGGTCGAGTTGCTCCCAGAGATGACCCCAAGATCAGAGCTAGATACCTTGCCGACACCTACGGATGGGATGTTACCGATGCTAGAAAAATCTGGTGTTTCGGTCCCGATACCACCGGTCCTAACATCTTGTTAGATGGATCCAAGGGAGTTCAATACATGAACGAAATCAAGGATTCGTGTGTCGCTGCCTTCCAATGGGCCACCAAGGAAGGTGGTGTCTGTGAGGAACCAATGAGAGGTATCCGATACAACATCTTGGACTGTACCCTCCACACCGATGCTATCCAcagaggtggtggtcagaTCATCCCTACCGCTCGACGAGTATGTTACGCTGCTCAGCTCCTCGCCAAGCCTGGTCTTCAAGAACCTATGTTCTTGGTCGAAATTGCCGTTCCCGAGTCTGCTCAAGGTGGTGTTTAC TCATGTTTGAACGTCCGAAGAGGTCACGTATTCTCCTCCGAACAAAGAGTTGGTACCCCCATGTACACCatgaagg CCTACCTTCCCGTAGCCGAATCATTCGGTTTCAACGCCGATCTCCGAGCCGCTACCGGTGGACAAGCGTTCCCTCAAGCCGTGTTCGACCACTACGCTCTCCTCAACGGTGACCCCACCGAAGTCGGATCTAAACTCAACACCCTCGCTGTCTCCATCCGAACGAGAAAGGGTCTCAAACCTGATGTACCTCTTTATGATCACTACTACGACAAATTATAA